One Pseudodesulfovibrio senegalensis DNA segment encodes these proteins:
- a CDS encoding ABC transporter ATP-binding protein, which produces MASPVLNVQDICMDFGGIRALDEVNLDVNAGEIAALIGPNGAGKTTFFNCITGIYKPTSGDVLVGREGEKPRRINGIKPNLVTEIGMARTFQNIRLFPSMTTLENVMIGTHCRTKSGIWGAVSHNRRTRREETEIIEKSYHLLELVHLNEYANELACNLPYGKQRRLEIARAMATDPFLLLLDEPAAGMNPQETSELKDLVLGIREEYSISILLIEHDMKMVMSMSDRIFVLDYGRLIAHGTPREVSDDPAVIKAYLGEGDDDV; this is translated from the coding sequence ATGGCTAGTCCCGTTCTCAATGTACAGGATATCTGCATGGACTTCGGGGGCATCCGTGCCCTCGACGAGGTCAATCTGGACGTGAACGCGGGCGAGATCGCTGCGCTCATCGGCCCCAACGGCGCGGGCAAGACCACCTTCTTCAACTGCATTACCGGCATTTACAAGCCCACGAGCGGCGACGTGCTGGTGGGGCGCGAAGGTGAAAAGCCCCGGCGCATCAACGGCATCAAACCGAATCTGGTGACCGAGATCGGCATGGCCCGTACGTTCCAGAACATTCGGCTTTTCCCGTCCATGACAACGCTGGAAAACGTGATGATCGGCACGCACTGCCGCACCAAATCCGGTATCTGGGGCGCTGTTTCCCACAACCGCAGAACACGGCGGGAAGAAACGGAAATCATCGAAAAGAGTTACCATCTGCTCGAGCTGGTGCACCTGAACGAATACGCCAACGAACTGGCCTGCAACCTGCCGTACGGCAAGCAGCGCAGGCTGGAGATTGCCCGGGCCATGGCCACGGACCCGTTTCTGCTGCTGCTGGACGAGCCCGCCGCGGGCATGAACCCGCAGGAGACCTCGGAGCTCAAGGATCTTGTTCTGGGCATTCGCGAGGAATACTCCATCTCCATCCTGCTTATCGAGCATGACATGAAGATGGTCATGAGCATGTCCGACCGCATCTTCGTGCTGGACTACGGCAGGCTCATCGCCCACGGCACGCCCAGGGAAGTCAGCGATGATCCCGCAGTGATCAAGGCGTATCTCGGAGAAGGGGACGACGATGTCTAG
- a CDS encoding ABC transporter ATP-binding protein, with protein sequence MLELKNIDTYYGNIQALYDVNLYIDHGEIITLIGGNGAGKSTTLMTICGVLDPRRGSVTYEDMDITGMSAEKVVARGICQVPEGRLIFPELTISENLDMGAFLRSDKDGIKHDREYAYELFPILYERRRQMGGNLSGGEQQMLAIARALMARPRLLLLDEPSMGLAPLIVRQIFDIITKINKESGTTIFLVEQNANLALKIGHRGYVMENGKIVLTDTCDTLLANEDVKRAYLGL encoded by the coding sequence ATGCTCGAGTTGAAGAATATCGATACCTACTACGGCAACATCCAGGCCCTGTACGACGTCAATCTGTACATTGACCATGGCGAGATCATTACCCTGATAGGCGGCAACGGCGCAGGCAAGTCCACCACGCTCATGACCATCTGCGGGGTGCTCGATCCGCGCCGGGGCAGCGTGACCTACGAGGATATGGACATTACCGGCATGAGTGCGGAAAAGGTGGTCGCCCGGGGGATCTGCCAGGTACCGGAAGGTCGGCTCATCTTTCCGGAATTGACCATCTCCGAAAACCTGGACATGGGGGCCTTTCTGCGTTCGGACAAGGATGGCATCAAGCATGACCGGGAATATGCCTACGAGCTGTTCCCCATTCTGTATGAACGCCGCAGGCAGATGGGCGGCAACCTCTCGGGCGGCGAGCAGCAGATGCTGGCCATAGCCCGTGCGCTCATGGCCCGGCCCCGGCTTTTGCTGCTGGATGAACCATCCATGGGGCTGGCACCTTTAATTGTGCGTCAGATATTTGATATCATTACTAAAATTAATAAAGAATCGGGAACCACCATTTTTCTTGTTGAACAAAACGCCAACCTTGCGCTAAAGATCGGCCACCGAGGTTACGTAATGGAGAACGGAAAGATAGTGCTTACCGACACCTGCGACACATTGCTCGCCAACGAGGATGTGAAGCGCGCGTATCTCGGGCTCTAA
- the guaB gene encoding IMP dehydrogenase, protein MEKILDKALTFDDVLLLPAYSEVLPDSVDTSTYLTPEIKLNIPLISAAMDTVTEARMAIAMARHGGAGVIHKNMSVREQVREVDRVKKSESGMIHNPITVHPDDTLGKVMDIMQEYRISGLPVVRGEHLVGIITNRDIRFVSERETPVSELMTSRDLVTVTEGISTEDAKRKLHQNRIEKLLVVDDDDNLKGLITIKDINKVKKYPNAVKDGFGRLICGAAIGVGKDCEARAEALLRAGADFLALDSAHGHSRNILEAVAMIRSSFPKAQIVGGNVATYGGAKALIEAGVDTVKVGIGPGSICTTRVVAGVGVPQITAVMEAARACREADKCLIADGGIKYSGDVVKALVVGANSCMMGSLFAGTEESPGETILYQGRTYKTYRGMGSIDAMKKGSSDRYFQEKSKKLVPEGIVGRVPYRGPVGESIYQLIGGLRSGMGYTGCQEIGELYEKAQMVQISPAGLRESHVHDVTITKESPNYRVEGS, encoded by the coding sequence ATGGAGAAGATTCTCGACAAGGCCCTTACATTTGATGACGTCCTCCTTCTTCCCGCCTATTCGGAAGTGCTGCCCGACTCCGTGGATACGTCCACGTACCTGACGCCTGAAATCAAGCTCAATATCCCGCTCATTTCCGCTGCCATGGATACCGTGACCGAAGCGCGCATGGCCATTGCCATGGCCCGACACGGCGGCGCGGGCGTGATCCACAAGAACATGTCCGTGCGCGAACAGGTCCGCGAAGTGGACAGGGTCAAGAAATCCGAATCCGGCATGATCCACAACCCCATTACCGTGCATCCCGACGATACGCTGGGCAAGGTCATGGACATCATGCAGGAATACCGCATTTCCGGCCTGCCCGTCGTGCGGGGCGAACATCTCGTGGGCATCATCACCAACCGCGACATCCGTTTCGTCTCCGAACGGGAGACCCCGGTCTCCGAGCTCATGACCTCGCGCGATCTGGTGACCGTGACCGAAGGAATTTCCACTGAAGATGCCAAGCGCAAATTGCACCAGAACCGTATTGAAAAGCTGCTGGTGGTGGACGATGATGACAACCTCAAGGGGCTGATCACCATCAAGGACATCAACAAGGTCAAGAAATACCCCAACGCGGTCAAGGACGGCTTCGGCCGCCTGATCTGCGGCGCGGCCATCGGCGTGGGCAAGGACTGCGAGGCACGGGCCGAGGCTCTGCTGCGGGCCGGTGCCGACTTTTTGGCACTCGATTCCGCACACGGCCATTCCCGCAACATTCTCGAGGCTGTAGCCATGATCCGCAGCTCGTTCCCGAAGGCCCAGATCGTGGGCGGCAACGTGGCCACCTACGGAGGCGCCAAGGCGCTTATCGAGGCGGGCGTGGATACGGTCAAGGTGGGTATCGGTCCCGGATCCATCTGCACCACCCGCGTGGTTGCCGGTGTGGGCGTGCCCCAGATCACCGCTGTCATGGAAGCTGCCCGCGCATGCCGTGAGGCCGACAAGTGCCTCATTGCCGACGGCGGCATCAAATATTCCGGCGACGTGGTCAAAGCGCTGGTTGTGGGAGCCAACTCCTGCATGATGGGTTCCCTCTTCGCAGGCACCGAGGAAAGCCCGGGCGAGACCATCCTGTACCAGGGCCGCACCTACAAGACCTACCGCGGCATGGGATCCATCGACGCCATGAAAAAAGGCAGCTCGGACCGTTACTTCCAGGAAAAATCCAAGAAGCTCGTGCCCGAAGGCATCGTGGGCCGGGTGCCGTATCGCGGACCGGTGGGCGAGTCCATCTACCAGCTCATTGGCGGACTTCGTTCCGGCATGGGCTATACCGGATGCCAGGAAATCGGAGAACTGTACGAAAAGGCCCAGATGGTGCAGATTTCACCTGCAGGCCTGCGCGAGTCCCATGTTCACGACGTGACCATCACCAAGGAATCCCCCAACTACAGGGTTGAGGGATCCTAG
- the guaA gene encoding glutamine-hydrolyzing GMP synthase — protein MLNQDKVVILDFGSQFTQLIARRIREAGVYSEIHPCNVDPAKVKALNPQALILSGGPSSVLEGGCPDLAPEYLEWNLPTLGICYGMQLLAHKLGGKVVSSKDREYGRAEFEALNDSPLFDGIENSDKLTVWMSHGDRVQSIPDDFEIMGKTESIEFAAMGNRERKIYALQFHPEVAHTDQGAQIINNFLFKVADLKPSWSMSSFVETCIEDLKRQVGDDKVVLGLSGGIDSTVAAVLLHKAIGRNLHCIFVDNGLLRMGEREEVIGFLAEHFDLNVKVVDAADEFLGKLKGVTDPEKKRKIIGYTFIDVFDREAKNIDGVKFLGQGTLYPDVIESESFKGPSAVIKSHHNVGGLPETMNLELVEPLRELFKDEVRRAAYELGLPEHIIWRHPFPGPGLSIRILGEITEERLQILRLADRIVQNELIASDWYRKVWQGFAVLLPLKTVGVMGDGRTYENVIALRIVDSIDAMTADWTRLPSEVLARMSNRIINEVQGVNRVVLDISSKPPSTIEWE, from the coding sequence ATGCTGAATCAAGACAAGGTAGTCATTCTGGATTTCGGGTCCCAGTTTACCCAGCTCATTGCGCGGCGCATCCGCGAGGCGGGCGTGTACTCGGAAATCCACCCCTGCAATGTGGACCCGGCCAAGGTCAAGGCCCTCAATCCTCAGGCCCTGATCCTTTCGGGCGGCCCTTCCAGCGTGCTGGAGGGTGGTTGCCCGGATCTGGCTCCGGAATACCTCGAATGGAACCTGCCCACGCTGGGCATATGCTATGGCATGCAGTTGCTGGCCCACAAGCTGGGCGGCAAGGTGGTTTCGTCCAAGGACCGTGAATACGGCCGCGCCGAGTTCGAGGCCCTGAATGATAGCCCCCTGTTCGACGGCATTGAGAACAGCGACAAGCTGACCGTCTGGATGTCTCATGGCGACCGTGTGCAGTCCATTCCCGACGATTTCGAGATCATGGGCAAGACCGAGTCCATCGAATTCGCGGCCATGGGCAACCGGGAGCGCAAGATTTATGCGCTGCAGTTCCATCCGGAAGTGGCGCATACCGATCAGGGCGCACAGATCATCAACAACTTCCTGTTCAAGGTGGCCGACCTCAAGCCGTCGTGGTCCATGTCCTCGTTCGTGGAAACCTGCATCGAAGACCTCAAGCGGCAGGTGGGCGACGACAAGGTTGTGCTCGGCCTTTCCGGCGGCATCGACTCCACCGTGGCTGCCGTGCTGCTGCACAAGGCCATCGGCCGCAACCTGCACTGCATTTTCGTGGACAACGGTTTGCTGCGCATGGGCGAACGCGAGGAAGTCATCGGCTTTCTGGCCGAGCATTTCGACCTCAACGTCAAGGTCGTGGACGCAGCCGACGAATTCCTCGGCAAGCTCAAGGGCGTTACCGACCCGGAAAAGAAACGCAAGATCATCGGCTACACCTTCATCGACGTGTTCGATCGGGAGGCCAAGAATATCGATGGCGTCAAGTTCCTGGGACAGGGAACCCTGTACCCGGACGTGATCGAGTCCGAATCCTTCAAGGGGCCTTCGGCCGTGATCAAGAGCCACCACAACGTGGGCGGCCTGCCCGAGACCATGAATCTCGAACTGGTGGAACCACTGCGCGAACTTTTCAAGGACGAGGTTCGACGCGCGGCCTACGAATTGGGACTGCCCGAACACATCATCTGGCGCCATCCCTTCCCGGGTCCGGGTCTTTCCATCCGTATTCTCGGCGAGATCACCGAAGAGCGGCTGCAGATCCTGCGCCTTGCCGACCGCATCGTTCAGAACGAACTTATTGCCTCGGACTGGTATCGTAAGGTATGGCAGGGATTCGCGGTTCTTCTTCCCCTGAAGACCGTGGGCGTCATGGGCGACGGACGCACCTACGAAAACGTCATTGCATTGCGTATCGTGGACAGCATCGACGCCATGACAGCGGACTGGACCCGCCTGCCTTCCGAGGTGTTGGCGCGCATGTCCAATCGCATTATCAACGAGGTACAGGGTGTCAACCGTGTGGTTCTGGACATTTCGTCCAAACCGCCGAGCACCATCGAATGGGAATAA
- the tatB gene encoding Sec-independent protein translocase protein TatB has translation MFGIGGPELLIIVVVALIVIGPAKLPQMMRSLGKGMAEFKRMSNDVKSTLDQEVQQAEADLRKKEAEKSLSEKKSKETAEPQEEPAKDSVSEAAEKADTAVKAEAGSEEQGKESA, from the coding sequence ATGTTTGGAATTGGCGGACCTGAACTGCTGATCATCGTTGTTGTTGCCCTCATTGTCATCGGCCCGGCCAAGCTGCCGCAAATGATGCGCAGTCTCGGCAAGGGCATGGCGGAATTCAAGCGCATGAGCAATGACGTCAAGAGCACGCTCGATCAGGAAGTGCAGCAGGCCGAGGCTGATCTGCGCAAGAAAGAGGCCGAGAAGTCTCTTTCCGAGAAAAAATCGAAAGAGACCGCAGAGCCGCAGGAGGAACCCGCGAAGGATTCCGTTTCCGAGGCCGCGGAAAAGGCAGACACCGCAGTCAAGGCAGAAGCCGGTTCTGAAGAGCAGGGCAAGGAGAGCGCATGA
- the tatC gene encoding twin-arginine translocase subunit TatC, translating to MSADNELTPGSPDQKDKDQENRKQDETTPVSPESEQGNPAEENNGAGVESGPDSVSSENPEGTASGADAADHADDGDDPQTEAAEPESGDGGGTDGPDEPGDGDDEPDEDDSEAQGSASMGLLDHLGELRQRLVRSVLATAVGMIACYGFAEKLFDILMKPMKEVLDKHAASQLLLPEDFFVNLQQSLEQVLRTTDFKYFDQLPVFMGALKKSLGPLAMSGHFQYTYPAEAFFAHIKISIVAGIFLMSPVIFTQIWGFIAPGLYAHERRWVIPMAIVSAVFFVAGGVFGYFVVFPFGFDFFASFASSEIAFTPKLNEYLSFCLKLLFAFGVVFELPLFIFFLARLGVVTSKGLRKKRKYAILLAFVTSAVLTPPDPFTQCLMAGPLIILYELGVWVAYFFGKKKPAPEPEPEDDSESGPAGNDDAEEDETVEDDGKPGQTGDQGTETKDE from the coding sequence ATGAGCGCGGATAATGAATTGACCCCCGGTTCCCCCGATCAGAAAGACAAGGATCAGGAAAACAGGAAACAGGACGAAACAACGCCTGTTTCCCCGGAATCGGAACAGGGCAATCCCGCAGAAGAGAATAACGGGGCCGGAGTCGAATCCGGCCCCGATTCCGTGTCTTCCGAAAACCCGGAAGGCACGGCATCCGGTGCCGATGCCGCTGATCACGCGGACGATGGTGATGATCCGCAGACGGAAGCCGCGGAGCCGGAATCCGGTGACGGTGGCGGAACCGATGGGCCGGACGAACCCGGCGACGGGGATGACGAACCGGACGAGGACGATTCCGAAGCCCAGGGCAGTGCCAGCATGGGACTGCTGGACCATCTGGGCGAGCTGCGCCAGCGTCTGGTGCGCAGCGTGCTGGCCACGGCCGTGGGCATGATCGCCTGCTACGGTTTTGCCGAAAAGCTGTTTGACATTCTGATGAAGCCCATGAAGGAAGTGCTGGACAAACATGCCGCCAGCCAGCTCCTTTTGCCCGAGGACTTCTTTGTCAACCTCCAGCAGTCGCTGGAGCAGGTGCTAAGAACCACGGATTTCAAGTATTTCGATCAGTTGCCCGTGTTCATGGGGGCGCTCAAGAAATCGCTCGGCCCCTTGGCCATGAGCGGCCATTTTCAGTACACCTATCCGGCGGAAGCGTTTTTCGCCCATATCAAGATTTCCATTGTGGCGGGCATTTTCCTTATGAGTCCCGTCATTTTCACACAGATATGGGGATTCATCGCCCCGGGCCTGTATGCGCACGAGCGCCGCTGGGTCATTCCCATGGCCATCGTGTCCGCCGTGTTTTTTGTTGCAGGTGGCGTTTTCGGATATTTCGTGGTTTTTCCGTTCGGCTTTGATTTCTTTGCCAGCTTCGCTTCCTCGGAAATCGCGTTTACCCCCAAGCTGAATGAATACCTGAGTTTTTGCCTCAAACTGTTGTTCGCCTTCGGTGTGGTCTTTGAATTGCCGCTGTTCATATTTTTCCTTGCGCGGCTTGGCGTGGTCACCTCCAAGGGATTGCGGAAGAAACGCAAGTATGCAATTTTGCTTGCATTTGTCACCTCGGCAGTGCTCACTCCCCCCGATCCCTTTACCCAGTGTCTCATGGCAGGGCCGCTGATCATTCTGTATGAGCTTGGCGTATGGGTGGCCTATTTCTTTGGCAAGAAGAAGCCCGCGCCCGAACCGGAGCCTGAAGACGATTCCGAATCCGGGCCCGCCGGGAACGACGACGCCGAGGAAGATGAGACCGTCGAAGACGATGGCAAGCCGGGCCAGACCGGAGATCAGGGGACGGAGACCAAGGACGAATAA
- the hisB gene encoding imidazoleglycerol-phosphate dehydratase HisB: MSSREASVKRTTNETDIDLRLVLDGQGRASVGTGVGFADHMLDLMCFWGGFDLELTCKGDLEIDSHHTLEDIALCLGQVLSEALGDKQGIARVGWAKVPMDEALAEVVVDLSGRPYLVYEDALLPDVIAGDEKDVWREFFKSLAYRAGMNLHIKFEYGRNGHHLLEAAFKALGRALGAAVRQERQGVSSTKGSLD; encoded by the coding sequence GTGAGCAGCCGTGAAGCGTCCGTGAAGCGGACCACCAATGAAACCGATATCGACCTGCGGCTCGTTCTGGACGGGCAGGGCAGGGCTTCTGTGGGCACCGGGGTCGGGTTTGCCGACCACATGCTTGACCTCATGTGTTTCTGGGGCGGTTTCGACCTGGAACTGACCTGCAAGGGTGACCTTGAAATCGACAGCCATCATACCCTGGAGGACATTGCGCTCTGTCTTGGACAGGTGTTGTCCGAGGCCTTGGGAGACAAGCAGGGCATTGCCCGCGTAGGCTGGGCCAAGGTCCCCATGGACGAGGCGCTGGCCGAAGTCGTCGTCGATCTTTCCGGCCGACCGTATCTTGTTTACGAAGACGCCCTGTTGCCCGACGTGATTGCGGGAGACGAAAAGGACGTCTGGCGTGAATTTTTCAAATCGCTGGCGTACAGGGCAGGAATGAACCTGCATATCAAGTTTGAATACGGCCGCAACGGCCATCATCTTTTGGAGGCCGCGTTCAAGGCGCTCGGCAGGGCTCTCGGAGCAGCCGTGCGGCAGGAACGCCAAGGGGTTTCCAGTACAAAAGGGAGTCTTGACTGA
- the hisA gene encoding 1-(5-phosphoribosyl)-5-[(5-phosphoribosylamino)methylideneamino]imidazole-4-carboxamide isomerase — protein sequence MILFPAVDIKDGQCVRLAQGKEDQVTVFSSDPVAQARHWAGLGCKYLHVVDLDGAFSGKPKNYQLIKDICAAIDIPVQLGGGIRDVETAKAYVEAGVTRLIIGTMALESPELFAELCAALPGQIGVSLDAVDGALKSKGWVEDAGLRIEDVLPRLEENGVSFLVYTDIARDGMQTGVNIDALERLCSMTTIPVIAAGGVHTINDITNLYPLCSKGLEGAISGRAIYVGTLDVREANKWIESKS from the coding sequence ATGATTCTTTTCCCGGCTGTAGACATCAAGGACGGCCAGTGCGTGCGCCTTGCCCAAGGCAAGGAAGACCAGGTCACGGTTTTTTCTTCCGATCCCGTGGCTCAGGCGCGGCATTGGGCCGGACTCGGCTGCAAGTATCTGCATGTGGTGGACCTTGACGGTGCCTTTTCCGGCAAGCCCAAGAACTACCAGTTGATCAAGGATATCTGCGCGGCCATCGACATCCCGGTGCAATTGGGCGGCGGCATCCGCGACGTGGAAACCGCCAAGGCCTATGTGGAGGCCGGAGTGACCCGGCTGATCATCGGCACCATGGCTCTTGAAAGTCCGGAGTTGTTTGCCGAGCTTTGCGCGGCCCTGCCCGGACAGATAGGCGTTTCACTGGATGCCGTGGACGGTGCTCTCAAGAGCAAGGGTTGGGTCGAGGATGCGGGTCTGCGCATTGAGGATGTCCTTCCCCGGTTGGAGGAAAATGGCGTTTCCTTTCTCGTGTATACGGACATTGCACGGGACGGCATGCAGACCGGCGTGAACATCGACGCTCTGGAACGCCTGTGCTCCATGACCACCATTCCCGTCATTGCAGCGGGTGGCGTGCACACCATCAATGACATCACGAATCTGTATCCTTTGTGCAGCAAGGGCCTTGAAGGGGCCATTTCCGGTCGTGCCATATATGTCGGAACACTTGACGTGCGCGAGGCCAACAAGTGGATCGAAAGCAAATCCTGA
- a CDS encoding glycosyltransferase family 2 protein — MNKTVTGLVLTYNGERWLRECLKSLDFCDRLLVVDSQSTDKTTAIAEECGAEVVVRPWPGPVKQFEFALAQIDSDWIVSLDQDEMLTDELRSSIRAAINKDEDVAGYYTPRSSFYFNRFMKHSGWYPDYLLRVFRNGRMNVTASGAHYHFEPIGKTHRLSGDILHYPYNSFFEHMEKINYYAEEGAKALREKGRKGGFVRALAHAKIRFFKLYLLKLGFLDGLAGLCNALAGFYYTFQKYIRIEEKGDWGR; from the coding sequence ATGAACAAAACAGTGACCGGTCTGGTCCTGACATATAATGGGGAACGCTGGCTCAGGGAATGCCTGAAGTCGCTCGATTTCTGCGACCGCCTGCTGGTCGTGGACTCCCAAAGCACGGACAAGACCACAGCCATAGCCGAAGAATGCGGCGCCGAAGTGGTAGTCCGTCCGTGGCCCGGCCCGGTCAAGCAGTTCGAATTTGCCCTTGCGCAAATCGATTCCGACTGGATCGTCAGCCTTGACCAGGATGAAATGCTTACGGACGAACTCCGGAGCAGCATCCGCGCCGCAATAAACAAAGACGAAGACGTGGCCGGGTACTACACTCCACGCAGCTCCTTCTATTTCAACCGGTTCATGAAACATTCCGGCTGGTACCCGGATTACCTGCTGCGCGTATTCCGCAACGGGCGCATGAACGTCACGGCCAGCGGAGCACACTACCATTTTGAACCCATCGGGAAAACGCACAGGCTTTCCGGCGACATCCTGCACTATCCGTATAATTCCTTTTTCGAACACATGGAAAAAATCAACTACTATGCCGAAGAAGGTGCCAAGGCCCTGCGGGAAAAGGGACGCAAGGGCGGCTTTGTGCGCGCGCTGGCCCACGCAAAAATACGCTTTTTCAAACTCTACCTGCTCAAGCTCGGCTTTCTGGACGGACTGGCCGGGCTATGCAACGCCCTGGCAGGCTTCTACTACACCTTCCAGAAATATATTCGCATAGAAGAGAAAGGCGATTGGGGCCGCTGA
- a CDS encoding substrate-binding periplasmic protein, with protein MKTIVCAVILLACLAMPVQAKAGGHLVFGVSEQMAFSDNARQLLQRVYSSLGYTLEFRPIPMLRSLKEANNGRLDGEICRMQAIASQYANLVRVGVPLCTIQVVAVAAQPLELSGWEDFADLRVARRRGAVGLNSMLPSEATVMVAPDVQKALDFVAGGRVDVALLARSNIYPWMHASQYKQLHVIPLQFGRISLYHYLHKDHADLVPRVESALRDLLSQ; from the coding sequence ATGAAAACCATTGTTTGTGCGGTCATTCTTCTTGCATGCCTTGCGATGCCGGTTCAGGCAAAGGCCGGGGGGCACCTCGTATTTGGTGTTTCCGAACAGATGGCTTTCAGCGACAACGCGCGCCAGCTTTTGCAACGCGTATATTCATCCCTCGGGTATACCTTGGAATTTCGTCCCATTCCCATGTTGCGTTCCCTGAAAGAAGCCAACAATGGCCGACTGGACGGGGAAATATGTCGCATGCAGGCGATTGCGTCACAGTATGCCAATCTTGTTCGGGTCGGGGTGCCGCTATGTACGATTCAGGTGGTTGCGGTTGCCGCACAGCCGCTGGAACTGTCCGGTTGGGAAGACTTTGCCGACCTTCGGGTTGCGCGTCGTCGAGGCGCTGTCGGGTTGAATTCCATGCTGCCGTCCGAAGCCACGGTCATGGTCGCCCCCGACGTGCAAAAGGCTTTGGATTTCGTTGCCGGAGGGCGTGTGGACGTTGCCCTTCTCGCCCGGTCCAACATCTACCCGTGGATGCACGCGTCCCAGTATAAGCAGCTGCATGTCATCCCCCTGCAGTTTGGCAGGATTAGCTTGTATCATTATCTGCACAAGGACCATGCCGATCTTGTCCCACGGGTCGAGTCCGCGCTTCGTGATCTTTTGTCCCAATGA
- a CDS encoding YeeE/YedE thiosulfate transporter family protein has protein sequence MIHKSRAWSPYVAGALSGLLSIASVLVAGKYLGASTTFVRAVGMIERTVSAPLVDTPYFLKYTLGVDWQFLFVTGIILGAFISSRQDGSFRVQLVPDMWQRNFGPGGVYRSIIAFVGGMVAVYGARFAGGCPSGHGLSGLTQLSVSGFVAAACFFAGGIVSANIMYGRGRR, from the coding sequence ATGATTCATAAGAGTAGAGCCTGGAGCCCGTATGTGGCCGGGGCCTTGAGCGGTCTTTTGAGCATCGCTTCGGTGTTGGTGGCGGGCAAGTATCTCGGGGCTTCCACGACTTTTGTACGGGCCGTGGGCATGATCGAGAGAACCGTTTCCGCCCCGTTGGTCGACACTCCCTATTTTCTCAAATACACGCTGGGCGTTGACTGGCAGTTCCTGTTCGTCACCGGAATCATTCTTGGGGCGTTCATTTCGTCGCGGCAGGACGGCTCCTTTCGCGTGCAACTGGTGCCGGACATGTGGCAGCGCAATTTCGGTCCGGGCGGGGTCTACCGGTCCATAATCGCGTTCGTGGGCGGCATGGTGGCCGTGTACGGCGCGCGGTTTGCGGGCGGCTGCCCCAGCGGTCATGGCCTTTCCGGGCTGACGCAGCTTTCGGTGAGCGGCTTTGTGGCTGCCGCGTGCTTTTTTGCGGGCGGCATTGTTTCCGCCAACATCATGTACGGGAGGGGACGCCGATGA
- a CDS encoding DUF6691 family protein → MKPLIGLVTGIVFGFLLQKARVLRYDKQVGALRLKDMTIVKFMLAHIMVAMVGIYLLQDMGLVKLSPKATVLGANIFGGLIFGLGWGLVGYCPGTAAGALGEGRVDAVFAMLGMLVGASLFAHTYPWLKATVYTWGVFGKVTLPVVLGVNHWLVIAVLLVLYAGLLRFLERRNL, encoded by the coding sequence ATGAAACCGCTGATAGGGCTTGTTACCGGAATCGTTTTCGGCTTTCTGCTCCAGAAGGCACGGGTGCTGCGCTATGACAAGCAGGTGGGCGCATTGCGACTCAAGGACATGACCATTGTCAAGTTCATGCTCGCGCACATCATGGTGGCCATGGTGGGCATCTATCTGTTGCAGGACATGGGGCTGGTCAAACTGTCGCCAAAGGCCACGGTGCTGGGCGCAAATATTTTTGGCGGCCTGATTTTCGGTCTTGGCTGGGGGCTGGTGGGCTATTGCCCGGGCACAGCGGCCGGGGCATTGGGCGAGGGACGCGTGGATGCGGTTTTCGCCATGCTGGGCATGCTCGTGGGCGCGTCATTGTTTGCCCATACCTATCCGTGGCTCAAGGCCACCGTGTATACATGGGGTGTTTTCGGCAAGGTCACGCTTCCGGTTGTGCTGGGCGTCAACCATTGGCTGGTCATCGCCGTGTTGCTGGTTTTGTATGCCGGGCTTTTGCGTTTTCTGGAGCGCAGAAACTTGTAG